The genome window CAGCGTCAGCTGTTGATCGGGCCGGGCACTCATGGCCCAGCCGATCGCTCGGCGCGAATACAAATCCAGCAGCACCGCCACATAGAGCCAGCCCGCTCGCGTGGGCACGTGGGTCACGTCACCGACCCACACGCGATTGAGTCCCGTTGTGACAAAACACTGCTGAAGCCGGTTGGGTGCCGGTGGAGGCAACTGATGGTGTGCGACGATGACGCGGAAGCGCCGAACCCGTCGGGCTTCGAGTCCCGCGAGTTTCCGCAGTCGGGCCACCCGATGACGGCCGCATCGAATGCCACGCGCCTTCAGCACCTGCCAGAGTTTCACGGCGCCGTACCCTTCGCGTGTCTGCTGATGTACGTCCCGCAGGACTGGGAGCAGGTGTTGATCCGCTGCGACTCGTGCACTCACGGGTCGGGCCCGCCAGGCGTAGTAGCCGCTGCGACTGACCGCGAGGGCGGCACACAAGCGACTGACACGATGGATCCGTTCCTGTGTCCGAATACACGCGTATCTCACGTGGACTCCCTCGCAAAGAACGCGGCGGCTTTTTTTAAAATGTCGCGCTCCTCCGTGACCCGCGCCAATTCTCGCTGGAGCCGTGCGAGTTCCGCAGCGGGTTCGGCGTGCCGACCGGACCCCGGGAAGGCCCCACCATGTGTGGCCACTTCTTTTTGCCATTTATAGAGACGATTGCGTGGGACGCCCAGCTCACGGGCAATCTCAGCCGCGGGGCGTTGCCCGGCATTGAGCAATTGCACGGCTTGCCGCTTAAACTCGGGGGTGAACCGTCGTCGTTGGCCCATGTCGCACCTCCTCGGGAGCTATCGTGCCCCCATTTGAGGTGTCCGTCAAACCCGGGCTAGCTCA of Nitrospira lenta contains these proteins:
- a CDS encoding transposase; its protein translation is MGQRRRFTPEFKRQAVQLLNAGQRPAAEIARELGVPRNRLYKWQKEVATHGGAFPGSGRHAEPAAELARLQRELARVTEERDILKKAAAFFAREST
- a CDS encoding IS3 family transposase is translated as MRYACIRTQERIHRVSRLCAALAVSRSGYYAWRARPVSARVAADQHLLPVLRDVHQQTREGYGAVKLWQVLKARGIRCGRHRVARLRKLAGLEARRVRRFRVIVAHHQLPPPAPNRLQQCFVTTGLNRVWVGDVTHVPTRAGWLYVAVLLDLYSRRAIGWAMSARPDQQLTLDALAMAVRQRRVRPGLIHHSDQGAQYSCLAYQRQLVSLGIIPSMSRKGNCYDNAVAESFFSTLKNELVHHQAYHTREEASREIFAFIEGFYNR